A genomic region of Arachis stenosperma cultivar V10309 chromosome 9, arast.V10309.gnm1.PFL2, whole genome shotgun sequence contains the following coding sequences:
- the LOC130949068 gene encoding uncharacterized protein LOC130949068, with protein MAAMANLANTMEANAAATLQAVQRLGQPTGNGNGNRNGEGNTNDNGEGNGDNTGGVPMTLATFLKVHPPTFRGSTDPIEADHWFQAIEQFAAYQLAGEAQPWWQAECRLLQLQNADIPWEVFQTAFYKKYFPESAREAKEMELMQLKQGSMSVAEYTNKFEELCRFSRVCQGDPETFESWRCIKYQRGLKDNIMTAVAPMEIRVFSDLVNKARVVEEYAKTVAASKDTHGGSSSRGRGKYFHPRGQSFKRGGYTPQGQGGFRKNNQNQFQYAKGRGNQSKSSPDLACDRCGRFHPYDSCKIGLGGCFKYGLPGHIARDCLRGRNQNAGQGQHQGRVFAVNAKDASKADPLMKGICLIGDKSSVALYDTGASHSFISFAKVEELGLKVSELPFDLHVHTPHQTIMTRSGCRQVGFKLEGRDFVHDLICLPMVGLEMILGFDWLSKNRILLDCFERTIRFMPEGENGAVVATGYYLNSVMMHYSGEECQGYILLAANALGDAQTIDQIPVVRDFPEVFPEDIPEFPPQREIEFAIELVPGAGPVSIAPYRMAPIELAELKTQLEELLNKRFIRPSVSPWGAPVLLVKKKDGGMRLCGLPTVK; from the exons ATGGCGGCGATGGCGAATCTCGCTAACACCATGGAAGCTAATGCTGCTGCGACTTTGCAAGCAGTGCAAAGATTGGGCCAACCGACTGGGAATGGCAACGGAAATCGGAATGGCGAAGGGAATACCAATGATAATGGTGAGGGTAACGGCGATAACACAGGAGGAGTTCCGATGACCTTGGCGACGTTCCTCAAGGTTCATCCGCCAACTTTCCGAGGATCCACAGATCCTATTGAAGCGGACCACTGGTTCCAGGCTATAGAGC AGTTTGCCGCTTATCAGCTAGCGGGAGAGGCCCAGCCCTGGTGGCAAGCTGAGTGTCGTTTGCTACAGCTTCAGAACGCTGACATTCCATGGGAGGTGTTCCAAACGGCTTTCTACAAGAAATACTTTCCTGAGTCTGCAAGGGAAGCAAAGGAGATGGAGCTAatgcagctgaagcaaggttCCATGTCTGTGGCAGAGTACACCAATAAGTTCGAAGAGCTTTGTAGGTTTTCTCGGGTATGTCAGGGTGACCCGGAGACTTTCGAGAGCTGGAGGTGCATTAAGTACCAAAGGGGCTTGAAGGACAACATTATGACTGCTGTGGCTCCTATGGAGATCCGTGTCTTCTCCGACTTGGTGAACAAAGCAAGGGTAGTGGAGGAGTATGCCAAGACAGTGGCGGCATCTAAGGACACTCATGGAGGGAGCTCTAGTCGTGGGCGTGGCAAGTATTTTCATCCTAGAGGACAAAGCTTCAAAAGAGGGGGATATACTCCTCAAGGCCAAGGGGGCTTCAGAAAGAACAATCAGAATCAGTTTCAGTATGCTAAAGGAAGAGGAAATCAGAGTAAGAGTTCTCCGGATTTAGCTTGTGATCGTTGTGGACGTTTTCACCCTTATGACTCATGTAAGATTGGTTTAGGTGGTTGCTTCAAGTATGGGTTACCTGGCCACATTGCGAGGGATTGCCTTCGTGGGAGAAATCAGAATGCGGGCCAGGGTCAGCATCAAGGTCGAGTCTTTGCTGTGAATGCCAAGGATGCTTCCAAGGCGGATCCTTTGATGAAAGGTATATGTCTAATTGGTGATAAATCCTCAGTTGCATTATATGATACTGGAGCTTCGCATTCGTTTATTTCATTTGCTAAAGTTGAGGAATTAGGCTTGAAAGTATCAGAGTTACCTTTTGATCTACATGTACATACTCCGCATCAAACAATTATGACTAGGTCAGGCTGTAGACAAGTAGGCTTCAAGCTTGAGGGTAGAGACTTTGTACACGATTTGATCTGTTTACCAATGGTGGGGCTGGAGATGATTTTGGGGTTTGATTGGTTGTCGAAGAACCGGATTTTGTTGGATTGCTTTGAACGGACAATTCGGTTTATGCCTGAAGGAGAAAATGGAGCAGTGGTAGCTACAGGGTATTACCTGAACTCTGTAATGATGCATTATAGTGGGGAGGAGTGTCAGGGTTATATTCTGTTGGCTGCCAATGCGTTGGGCGATGCCCAGACCATAGATCAAATTCCGGTGGTTAGAGATTTTCCAGAAGTGTTCCCGGAAGATATCCCTGAGTTCCCACCTCAAAGGGAAATTGAGTTTGCGATTGAATTGGTGCCGGGAGCCGGACCAGTATCGATTGCACCGTATAGAATGGCTCCTATAGAGCTGGCAGAGCTAAAGACTCAGTTGGAAGAGCTTCTGAATAAGAGGTTCATTCGACCAAGTGTATCACCGTGGGGAGCGCCAGTtttattggtgaagaagaaagatggaggGATGCGTTTGTGTGGATTACCGACAGTTAAATAA